The Nothobranchius furzeri strain GRZ-AD chromosome 6, NfurGRZ-RIMD1, whole genome shotgun sequence genome includes a region encoding these proteins:
- the LOC107394265 gene encoding docking protein 1 produces the protein MDSQIKTGKVFLRPHKANKKWKEVWLTLISPSSSRGGQLELRSVAGGGPGGDLGTVVRRYQSPGDRKVKVIQLSEILNILRLPPNAEACPMENMSAFCVETQDKTLVFAALRDESVDWVEKLVSSQRAVGVGALQMEENQIYASTAEDPLFWVVVQRTDAAIRSNLQGSYWLQVEPQVLLLKEPENRKTVRAWPYELLRRYGSDEVVFTIETGRRCDCGPGTFSFETRQAEKIFSLIQNNIKHKSSTGNQTQEPEKVTGTSTMARSPLPSTPGGTTMASHLEHKPRTQGWRSPLVSRSAKTLEDSGGLSDGAPAPITLMPLPLVPTAKSNHSTQSEAIYANPTICVPSVPQPITAQYVDPASILPVRAPLSGEPNPPSTDPHPGLHDSVYSEVYDKISLDQNLLLGSRNTCMEPIYSEPVSSTDTGPEARETKPDPFAHLYAQVCKASSRTSTTSASPPSIAIRTKAPPDETSDDVIYENLGVV, from the exons ATGGACTCTCAAATCAAAACAGGGAAAGTTTTTCTCCGTCCGCACAAAGCCAACAAG AAATGGAAGGAGGTGTGGCTGACTCTGATCTCACCCAGCAGCAGCAGAGGGGGTCAGCTGGAGCTCAGGAGTGTGGCAG GAGGAGGTCCAGGTGGTGACCTCGGCACCGTGGTCCGTAGATACCAGAGTCCCGGAGACAGGAAGGTGAAAGTTATCCAGCTGTCGGAGATCCTCAACATCCTCCGCCTCCCCCCGAACGCAGAAGCCTGTCCCATG gAGAACATGTCCGCCTTCTGTGTGGAGACTCAGGACAAGACGCTGGTGTTTGCTGCTCTCagagatgaaagtgtggactggGTGGAAAAGCTGGTCAGCAGCCAG AGGGCGGTCGGTGTGGGGGCGCTCCAGATGGAGGAGAACCAGATCTACGCCTCCACAGCTGAAG ATCCTCTGTTCTGGGTGGTGGTTCAGAGGACGGATGCAGCGATCCGAAGCAACCTGCAGGGGTCCTACTGGCTGCAGGTGGAACCACAGGTGCTGCTGCTGAAAGAACCAGAGAACCGGAAGACAGTCCGAGCGTGGCCGTACGAGCTGCTGCGGCGATATGGAAGCGACGAG GTGGTTTTTACCATCGAAACAGGCCGGCGCTGCGACTGTGGGCCCGGAACCTTCTCCTTCGAGACTCGACAGGCGGAGAAAATATTCTCTCTGATCCAGAACAACATCAAACACAAGAGCTCTACAGGAAACCAGACCCAGGAGCCTGAGAAGGTTACTGGGACCAGCACCATGGCTCGGTCCCCCCTCCCCAGTACCCCTGGCGGGACCACCATGGCTTCCCACCTGGAGCACAAACCAAGAACTCAGGGCTGGAGATCTCCGCTGGTCAGCAGGTCTGCAAAGACCCTGGAGGATTCGGGGGGTCTGTCTGACGGTGCGCCTGCTCCCATCACCCTCATGCCCCTCCCACTGGTCCCAACTGCAAAAAGCAATCACAGCACTCAATCAGAAGCCATTTACGCCAATCCAACCATTTGTGTCCCATCTGTGCCTCAGCCAATCACGGCTCAGTATGTCGACCCGGCCAGTATTCTCCCTGTAAGAGCGCCACTGTCAGGAGAACCCAACCCTCCCAGCACAGATCCACATCCTGGACTCCATGACTCGGTTTACTCCGAGGTTTACGACAAAATCAGTCTGGACCAGAACCTCCTCCTGGGCTCCAGAAACACCTGCATGGAGCCCATTTACTCAGAACCAGTCAGCAGCACCGACACGGGTCCAGAGGCCAGAGAGACCAAGCCTGACCCATTCGCCCACCTTTACGCTCAGGTCTGTAAAGCATCCAGTAGAACCTCCACCACATCTGCTTCACCCCCCTCCATCGCCATTAGAACAAAAGCCCCCCCAGATGAAACATCTGATGATGTCATCTATGAAAACCTGGGAGTGGTCTAA
- the LOC107394260 gene encoding neuronal membrane glycoprotein M6-a: MEENMDESQSQKGCKECCERCVGSLPWASLIATVLLYMGVALFCGCGHQALSGTVTILQDYFQVIKAPGDALDVFTIISILKYIIYGLAAGFFVFGVLLLVEGFFTTGAIRDLYGEFKITACGRCLTVFLMFLAYLFFLVWLGVTAFTSLPVFMYYNVWSMCQNASSVQGANLCLDLRQFGAVTVSEERKLCTGSEKFFKMCESNELDLTFHLFVCALAGAGAAVIAMVHFLMALAANWGYLKDASRMQKYEDIKSKEEQELHDIHSTRSKERLNAYT; encoded by the exons ATGGAGGAAAACATGGACGAATCTCAGAGCCAGAAAG gCTGTAAGGAGTGCTGCGAGCGATGCGTTGGGAGCCTGCCGTGGGCGTCGCTCATTGCCACTGTCCTTCTTTACATGGGCGTGGCCTTGTTCTGTGGGTGTGGCCACCAGGCTCTGAGCGGCACCGTCACCATCCTCCAGGATTACTTTCAAGTGATCAAAGCACCTGGAGATGCTCTGGACGTGTTCACCAT caTCAGCATCCTGAAGTACATCATCTACGGACTTGCCGCTGGTTTCTTCGTGTTTGGAGTGCTTCTGCTGGTGGAGGGCTTTTTCACCACTGGAGCCATCAGAGATCTGTACGGGGAGTTTAAGATCACCGCCTGCGGACGCTGCCTGACTGTATTT CTGATGTTCCTGGCCTACCTGTTCTTCCTGGTGTGGCTCGGCGTCACGGCCTTCACCAGCCTCCCCGTCTTCATGTACTACAACGTCTGGTCCATGTGTCAGAACGCCAGCTCGGTGCAGGGGGCCAACCTCTGTCTGGACCTGCGTCAGTTTG GAGCAGTGACCGTCTCTGAAGAGAGGAAGTTGTGCACAGGATCCGAGAAGTTCTTCAAGATGTGTGAATCTAATGAG CTGGACCTGACCTTCCATCTGTTTGTGTGTGCGCTGGCtggagcaggagctgcagtcattgCCATG gtgcACTTTCTGATGGCTCTGGCTGCTAACTGGGGCTACCTGAAAGATGCCAGCCGGATGCAGAAGTACGAAGACATTAAGtcgaaggaggagcaggagctgCATGATATCCACTCCACGCGCTCCAAAGAACGCCTCAATGCCTACACATAA